The Aneurinibacillus uraniidurans genome segment TTCCAGTTAGAGCTGCCGCTTCTGCTGCCGCCTTATATAACTTGATCGTCTGTGCCGGATTCAGCTGAAAAAACGCCCGTGGCGACAAGGCATACGTCAGATCACCAAGCATCTCCTTAATATACGGTTCACCCCAGAGCGGTACCGTTACATCCCCAAAAATAAGCGATGTTTTTTTCAAATTAATATTATGACTAACGCTCGTCAGCTTTGGCAGACGCATGCGCAGCTCGGCTACAAGTTCTTTTTTACGCGGCAATTCCTTCGTTGCCGTGACAAAAATAAGCTGTTGCTCGCCCGTAGCAAATCCGGCGCGGGCAACAACTGTACGCACGATGCCTGTTCGTTTTTTCTCATTATATGGCGCGATATGCAGTTTCTCCAGCACATCACGAGCGGCCTGAACCATTTCATTCGTTGCTGGATGCTGCACCGGACAGCCGCTAATATCAACGAGACTGTGACTCGCCGGAGAATACAGTCCGGTTACGATTCGCCCATCCTGTATTCCTACTTGAAGCTGTGCCTTATTGCGGTAACTCCACGGCTCATCCATACCGAGAATCGGACGCAGCGAGATCTGATCTGTTCCCATATAGCGTGCGAATGCCCCCCGCACAATCTCTTCTTTTGCTTTCAACTGTGCCTCATAAGAAATATGCTGCATCTGACAGCCGCCGCACTCTTCGTACACCGAACAAGATGGCTTCTGACGCTGTGCGGATACTTGCTTAATTTTTTTGACGCGCCCCTCAGCAAATGACGGACCATCTTTTGTAATTCTAACCTCTACCACTTCATCCGGAAGCACGCCTGGGACGAATACCGCTTTCTTCTTGTAATAACCGATTCCTTCTCCATTAATACCGATTCGTTTTATGGTAACGAGAATCTCCTGACCGATACGAAGCTGTACCGGGCCTGTCTGATTCGGATTTTTTTTCTTCTGCATCGCTATCATTCATCCTTATTCCCTGCCGGGCAGGTTGTTCACATTGTATCGCTTCATTATAGCATACCAAAAACCCCGCAGGCGTCGATACGACCTGCGGGGTCCATAGCAGTAGTATTGTTTATTACATATACGAACGATGTTTTTGCTTTTCGGCGATAATACTCTCCTTCAAGCTTGTAAGCTTCTCCATGACTTCCCGCGAAGCCTCGGCCAGGTCACGCAGGCAGCGCTCAGCTGTTGGGCGATCTCCCCGGTTATAAGCCTGAACGGCTTCTTTAGCCAGACTGTGAACACGGGCATGCGGTGCTTCAATGGCTTGATACAGTGGACTGTTGCTGAATAAACGCTTCGCTTCGCCGTAGTACCATTTGCCAAGACGGCAGTCAAAATGAGACGCCACATCTTTCTCGTCAATTTTTTCAAAGCCAAGCAGCAGATTATACACCTTCCAGCGCCAGAGCAGGTGGTCAGTGATGGCGAGCTGAAGCAAGTCTTCCTGACTCATTTTCATATTTTTCGAGATCGAACGCACCCGATATTCATCGATCATCTTACTTAGCTGATAAACTGCTTCCCCGGTACGCCGTCCGATGGCAGCTCCCTGCTCAATCGCTTCGACAATATTATGATTGCGCGCCGTAATATCATCCGTCGCTGCTGCCTGTTCCTGGCTGATGGCTGCAATCTCGTCAAAGTGTCGACCAATTTCATGAATGCTTCCATTCATGTCTTTTAGATCATCTGATACATTCGCCAGCTTCTTAACACCTTCGTGC includes the following:
- the rlmD gene encoding 23S rRNA (uracil(1939)-C(5))-methyltransferase RlmD; this translates as MQKKKNPNQTGPVQLRIGQEILVTIKRIGINGEGIGYYKKKAVFVPGVLPDEVVEVRITKDGPSFAEGRVKKIKQVSAQRQKPSCSVYEECGGCQMQHISYEAQLKAKEEIVRGAFARYMGTDQISLRPILGMDEPWSYRNKAQLQVGIQDGRIVTGLYSPASHSLVDISGCPVQHPATNEMVQAARDVLEKLHIAPYNEKKRTGIVRTVVARAGFATGEQQLIFVTATKELPRKKELVAELRMRLPKLTSVSHNINLKKTSLIFGDVTVPLWGEPYIKEMLGDLTYALSPRAFFQLNPAQTIKLYKAAAEAAALTGNERVVDAYCGVGTIALWLARDAKDVRGIEIIPEAIEDAKQNAILNGTTNATFYVGRAEELLPQWVKQGERPDVVVVDPPRTGCDRALLDAILRAKPERMVYVSCNPSTLAKDAAYLAKGYRMEWVQPVDMFPNTAHVESVCLLVKKL